One Macrobrachium rosenbergii isolate ZJJX-2024 chromosome 10, ASM4041242v1, whole genome shotgun sequence DNA window includes the following coding sequences:
- the LOC136842732 gene encoding uncharacterized protein isoform X1, with product MDHIVAEDLEDVLKETKDISGSVEKLVRGRWCERWITVRVNLASIHYYLSENDQENGKVRGIYPLTGVRVEEDNREENAYHEFTIFLTTSKKIRFRTAIKKQSRAWCMIISHLATKRLSKQEHPLEATLSLKSRTSWSSMTAKLEVDSNKLYLRKGDWQNVRYKQDEAYCLENATVRPLKSYGKTFEFEISLSSPQKKAVELRFRAPTEADRTMWCQALRRALDAQGGRQQMTPRIGSKEGHIFVREILEEVPGGKSMREVVLEGIQGFSPKVLTRVKYFLQPHPIIHIGEVSKVYHTTLNFVTVALMNAGFTPAPQDTSANLVFEMKTVPSTSVCCRPTIEDIVKVLWPTGFFSSPSRSPFPGPGTLFQTAQ from the exons ATGGATCATATTGTAGCGGAAGACCTTGAAGATGTTCTTAAA GAAACGAAAGATATCAGTGGTAGTGTCGAAAAGCTGGTCAGAGGGCGCTGGTGTGAACGATGGATCACTGTACGAGTCAACCTTGCGAGCATTCACTACTACCTG AGCGAGAACGATCAGGAGAACGGTAAAGTGAGAGGCATCTACCCTCTGACAGGAGTGAGGGTAGAAGAAGATAATCGAGAGGAAAATGCCTATCATGAATTCACCATTTTCCTCACAACTTCTAAGAAGATTCGATTCCGCACTGCGATTAAAAAGCAGTCTCGGGCGTGGTGTATGATTATCAGTCATCTGGCAACGAAGCGCCTCTCAAAGCAG GAACATCCCCTGGAAGCCACTTTGTCCTTGAAATCACGAACGAGCTGGTCCTCGATGACGGCGAAATTGGAGGTTGactcaaataaattatatttaaggaAA GGAGACTGGCAGAACGTCAGATACAAACAAGACGAGGCTTATTGTCTGGAGAACGCCACTGTACGACCCTTGAAGAGTTACGGAAAGACCTTCGAGTTCGAAATTTCCTTGTCGTCGCCACAGAAGAAGGCCGTAGAACTACGGTTTCGTGCCCCAACCGAGGCAGACAGGACGATGTGGTGCCAGGCCCTGAGGAGGGCACTCGATGCCCAAGGCGGACGCCAGCAGATG ACTCCAAGGATCGGAAGCAAGGAAGGACATATTTTCGTGAGAGAGATCCTGGAGGAGGTTCCAGGGGGCAAATCCATGCGGGAAGTCGTGTTGGAAGGGATCCAGGGATTCAGTCCAAAGGTTCTGACTCGTGTCAAGTACTTCCTGCAGCCTCATCCTATCATACACATAGGAGAGGTCAGCAAG GTGTACCACACCACCCTAAATTTCGTGACGGTGGCCCTGATGAACGCGGGATTCACTCCAGCGCCCCAGGACACCTCGGCCAACCTAGTGTTCGAAATGAAGACGGTGCCTTCGACTTCAGTATGCTGCAGGCCGACCATTGAGGACATCGTCAAGGTCCTTTGGCCGACTGGGTTCTTCTCCTCACCAAGTCGATCTCCATTTCCAGGTCCCGGGACTCTTTTCCAGACCGCGCAGTAA
- the LOC136842732 gene encoding uncharacterized protein isoform X2, giving the protein MDHIVAEDLEDVLKETKDISGSVEKLVRGRWCERWITVRVNLASIHYYLSENDQENGKVRGIYPLTGVRVEEDNREENAYHEFTIFLTTSKKIRFRTAIKKQSRAWCMIISHLATKRLSKQGDWQNVRYKQDEAYCLENATVRPLKSYGKTFEFEISLSSPQKKAVELRFRAPTEADRTMWCQALRRALDAQGGRQQMTPRIGSKEGHIFVREILEEVPGGKSMREVVLEGIQGFSPKVLTRVKYFLQPHPIIHIGEVSKVYHTTLNFVTVALMNAGFTPAPQDTSANLVFEMKTVPSTSVCCRPTIEDIVKVLWPTGFFSSPSRSPFPGPGTLFQTAQ; this is encoded by the exons ATGGATCATATTGTAGCGGAAGACCTTGAAGATGTTCTTAAA GAAACGAAAGATATCAGTGGTAGTGTCGAAAAGCTGGTCAGAGGGCGCTGGTGTGAACGATGGATCACTGTACGAGTCAACCTTGCGAGCATTCACTACTACCTG AGCGAGAACGATCAGGAGAACGGTAAAGTGAGAGGCATCTACCCTCTGACAGGAGTGAGGGTAGAAGAAGATAATCGAGAGGAAAATGCCTATCATGAATTCACCATTTTCCTCACAACTTCTAAGAAGATTCGATTCCGCACTGCGATTAAAAAGCAGTCTCGGGCGTGGTGTATGATTATCAGTCATCTGGCAACGAAGCGCCTCTCAAAGCAG GGAGACTGGCAGAACGTCAGATACAAACAAGACGAGGCTTATTGTCTGGAGAACGCCACTGTACGACCCTTGAAGAGTTACGGAAAGACCTTCGAGTTCGAAATTTCCTTGTCGTCGCCACAGAAGAAGGCCGTAGAACTACGGTTTCGTGCCCCAACCGAGGCAGACAGGACGATGTGGTGCCAGGCCCTGAGGAGGGCACTCGATGCCCAAGGCGGACGCCAGCAGATG ACTCCAAGGATCGGAAGCAAGGAAGGACATATTTTCGTGAGAGAGATCCTGGAGGAGGTTCCAGGGGGCAAATCCATGCGGGAAGTCGTGTTGGAAGGGATCCAGGGATTCAGTCCAAAGGTTCTGACTCGTGTCAAGTACTTCCTGCAGCCTCATCCTATCATACACATAGGAGAGGTCAGCAAG GTGTACCACACCACCCTAAATTTCGTGACGGTGGCCCTGATGAACGCGGGATTCACTCCAGCGCCCCAGGACACCTCGGCCAACCTAGTGTTCGAAATGAAGACGGTGCCTTCGACTTCAGTATGCTGCAGGCCGACCATTGAGGACATCGTCAAGGTCCTTTGGCCGACTGGGTTCTTCTCCTCACCAAGTCGATCTCCATTTCCAGGTCCCGGGACTCTTTTCCAGACCGCGCAGTAA
- the LOC136842733 gene encoding sodium-dependent phosphate transport protein 2A-like: MVKKPSKLVKKKSFKQHGLPSEELVTVKSDLILLAPEVEQIEAKKLQGGKGRRRKVKGDLKDPITGEGRSDERGLCGGTHGRRLLKALAIIGKILLLVGLLYLFICSLNLLASSFRLLGGKTASAVFRQSALLSNPVVGLMIGVLVTVLVQSSSTSSSIIVSMVAAHFLDVKTAIPIIMGANIGTSVTNSLVSIGQVGDREQFERAFSGAVVHDMFNWLSVLVLLPLEVATGYLYHLTKAVLDGVTFEKNNVKVELLSRITKPFTDAIVKLDKKVLTGWTMNDPDYENATLLHRYCPDPSNSTEYITCPNLAAHIPLSDTGMGLVLLTVSLVLLLVCLISIVKILSSMLKGSVAGVVQHVINADLPRVPWLTGYIAILAGAIMTFILQSSSIFTSTLTPLVGLGVISIERVYPLTLGSNLGTTTTALLAALASDSSRLHAAIQIALIHLFFNVTGLLLWYPIPFLRLPVRFALALGRVTAKYRWFAVFYMLCTFFLAPVLVFLVSLGGPAAMYSVFIPVVILILLIVFVNVAQSKFPKYLPTRLQTWHWLPLCLRSLEPMDECITRLMCCRQCRTHKYAHVPPAATIHAPPCMVVDNDLPKTVVVIEAEKSGGVLPEYGLCEDLGTIEECIGVSREMKDHGMSYPGIFIQHETSA, from the exons ATGGTCAAGAAACCTTCCAAGCTGGTGAAGAAAAAATCCTTCAAGCAACATGGACTTCCGAGCGAAGAACTG GTCACGGTCAAGTCCGATCTCATTCTGCTGGCGCCAGAGGTTGAGCAGATTGAGGCGAAGAAGCttcaaggaggaaaaggaagacgGAGGAAGGTCAAGGGTGACCTCAAGGATCCCATTACAG GAGAGGGAAGGAGCGATGAGAGAGGCCTATGTGGCGGGACCCATGGCCGTCGTCTGCTGAAGGCCCTGGCCATCATAGGGAAGATCTTGCTCCTGGTTGGTCTCCTTTACCTCTTCATCTGCTCCCTGAATCTGCTTGCGAGCTCCTTCAGGCTCCTGGGAGGAAAGACAGCAA GTGCAGTATTCCGCCAATCGGCTCTGTTGAGCAACCCAGTCGTCGGCCTGATGATCGGCGTGCTGGTCACCGTCCTCGTCCAATCATCTTCTACCTCGTCATCAATCATCGTCTCAATGGTCGCTGCTCACT TTCTGGATGTCAAAACGGCCATCCCAATAATAATGGGAGCCAATATCGGCACATCCGTCACAAATTCGCTCGTCAGTATTGGACAA GTTGGCGACCGTGAGCAGTTCGAGCGCGCCTTCTCAGGAGCCGTCGTTCACGACATGTTCAACTGGCTCTCTGTCCTGGTCCTCCTGCCGCTGGAGGTGGCCACAGGGTACCTCTACCACCTCACCAAGGCCGTCCTGGACGGCGTGACCTTCGAGAAGAACAACGTGAAGGTGGAGCTCCTGTCCCGCATCACGAAGCCCTTCACTGATGCCAttgtgaag CTGGACAAGAAAGTCCTCACTGGTTGGACAATGAACGACCCAGACTACGAAAATGCCACTTTGCTCCACCGATATTGTCCAGATCCTTCCAATTCGACTGAGTACATTACAT GTCCTAATTTAGCAGCCCACATTCCCCTGAGTGACACAGGTATGGGACTTGTGCTGCTCACCGTATCGTTGGTGCTTCTCTTGGTGTGCCTCATTTCCATTGTCAAGATATTGAGCTCTATGTTGAAAG GATCTGTTGCAGGAGTCGTGCAACATGTGATAAACGCCGATCTACCTCGAGTCCCTTGGCTCACAGGATACATTGCAATCCTAGCAGGTGCCATCATGACCTTCATCTTGCAATCTTCATCGATTTTCACCTCAACGTTGACCCCACTGGTTGGCCTGGGGGTCATCAGCATTGAACGAGTCTACCCGCTCACCCTCGGGTCGAATCTGGGAACGACGACCACCGCCCTCCTGGCAGCACTGGCCTCGGACTCCTCCAGGCTCCACGCAGCCATCCAGATTGCCCTCATCCACTTGTTCTTCAACGTAACTGGTCTGTTGCTGTGGTACCCGATTCCCTTCCTTCGCCTGCCGGTCCGGTTTGCCCTGGCCCTCGGCCGCGTCACGGCCAAGTACCGGTGGTTCGCCGTCTTCTACATGCTCTGCACTTTCTTCCTGGCTCCCGTTCTGGTCTTCTTGGTGTCCCTCGGTGGCCCGGCGGCCATGTACAGTGTCTTTATTCCAGTCGTGATTCTCATCCTTCTCATCGTTTTCGTCAATGTGGCCCAGTCCAAGTTCCCCAAGTACCTGCCTACGAGGCTTCAGACGTGGCACTGGCTTCCCCTGTGCCTGCGTTCCCTCGAGCCCATGGATGAGTGCATCACGCGCCTCATGTGCTGCAGGCAATGCCGTACCCACAAGTACGCCCACGTCCCTCCAGCTGCCACCATTCATGCACCTCCCTGCATGGTGGTCGACAATGACCTGCCAAAGACGGTCGTCGTGATCGAAGCAGAGAAGAGCGGCGGCGTCTTGCCCGAGTACGGCCTCTGCGAAGATTTGGGCACAATCGAGGAATGCATCGGGGTGAGCAGGGAGATGAAGGACCACGGGATGTCCTACCCCGGCATCTTCATCCAGCATGAAACATCCGCCTAG